The Candidatus Thioglobus sp. genome includes the window GAATTTATCAATCCTAATAGTGATCGCTTCTCTTGTTGTGTTTTATTTAGACCCTTTGGGGTTGGTAACAACACTATATAAAGTATTACTTTTATTAGTAGGCTTGGTAGTTGCTGGTTTGATATTTTTCAAATCACCCCAAGGTAAACGATTAAGCACTTTTATTAACGAAACCAAAATTGAATTACGTAAGGTTGTATGGCCTACGCGTGATGAAACTGTTAAGACGACAGGTATGATTATGGTGGCTGTTGTAATTGTTGCAATATTCTTATGGATAGTTGATGCATTCTTTTCATGGATTGTTCAATTATTAACAAATTAAGAGAGTTATAGATGGCAAAAAGATGGTACGTACTTCATGCTAGAAGCGGATATGAAGCCAAGGTAAAAAGCGCAATCGAAGATGCTGTTGTTAGAGAGGGTCTTGAAGATCTAATCAGCGAAGTGATGGTTCCGACTGAGCAAGTTGTCGAGCTAAAAGATGGTCAGAAAAAAATGGCTGAGCGTAAATTTTTTCCTGGCTATATGCTAATTAGTATGGAACTCACAGAGCCAAGTTGGTTGCTAGTCAAAAATACGAATAACGTAATTGGATTTATTGGCGGATCATCAGGTAAGCCTTCACCAATTACGCAGCGTGAAGCAGATCGTATTATGGCTCGTGTTCAAGAGGGTGCTGATAAACCTAAACCTAAGGTTGCTTACCAGCCTGGTGAAGAAATTTTGATTATTGACGGTCCATTTAACGAATTTAATGGAACTGTTGAAGCTGTAGATTACGATAAGAGTGTTCTTAAGGTTGAAGTATTGATCTTTGGTCGCGCCACTACAGTTGAGCTTGAATTTTCTCAAGTAAGTAAAACATAATAATAACGACTTTATGTCGTCAGTTGAACGGGGAGCTTAATAGGCGCTAGTACCCAAATGAGGAAACCCCTCAAGGAAGTTAAAATGGCTAAAAAAATTGAATCATATATTAAGCTTCAGGTGCCTGCACAAGAAGCTAACCCTTCACCCCCAGTTGGTCCTGCACTAGGTCAACACGGTGTAAACATCATGGAGTTTTGTAAGGCGTTTAACGCTAAAACTCAAGAAATTGACAAAGGTATGAAGGTACCTGTAATCATTACAGTTTACAGTGATCGTAGTTTCACATTCATCACTAAGACGCCACCTGCAGCATTGTTAATCTTAAAGGTAACAGGAATCAAGAAAGGTTCAAGTGCTCCTCATACTGATAAAGTTGGTAATATTACACGTGCCCAATTAGAAGAAATTGCAGCGATCAAAATGAAAGATCTTAATGCAAATGATATGGAAGCAGCAGTCACTATTATTGCTGGCACAGCCCGTTCTATGGGTATTACGGTGGAGGGTTAATCGGATGGCTAACTTAACTAAAAAACAAAAAAATATTGCTTCTAAATTAGAAATTGCAAAGCGTTACGCAATTGAAGATGCTTTGGCATTGATTAAAGACTGTGCAACTGCTAAATTTGATGAGTCTATTGATGTAAGTGTAAGGCTTGGTGTTGATGCTAAGAAATCTGACCAAAATGTACGTGGTGCAGTTGTATTGCCAAATGGTACTGGTAAAACAGTCCGTGTTGCGGTATTTACGCAAGGTGAAAACGTTGCTAAAGCCGAAGCAGCTGGCGC containing:
- the nusG gene encoding transcription termination/antitermination protein NusG, whose translation is MAKRWYVLHARSGYEAKVKSAIEDAVVREGLEDLISEVMVPTEQVVELKDGQKKMAERKFFPGYMLISMELTEPSWLLVKNTNNVIGFIGGSSGKPSPITQREADRIMARVQEGADKPKPKVAYQPGEEILIIDGPFNEFNGTVEAVDYDKSVLKVEVLIFGRATTVELEFSQVSKT
- the rplK gene encoding 50S ribosomal protein L11 — translated: MAKKIESYIKLQVPAQEANPSPPVGPALGQHGVNIMEFCKAFNAKTQEIDKGMKVPVIITVYSDRSFTFITKTPPAALLILKVTGIKKGSSAPHTDKVGNITRAQLEEIAAIKMKDLNANDMEAAVTIIAGTARSMGITVEG
- the secE gene encoding preprotein translocase subunit SecE; translated protein: MSKTIEGQTKESSLGMNLSILIVIASLVVFYLDPLGLVTTLYKVLLLLVGLVVAGLIFFKSPQGKRLSTFINETKIELRKVVWPTRDETVKTTGMIMVAVVIVAIFLWIVDAFFSWIVQLLTN